The following coding sequences lie in one Arthrobacter sp. PGP41 genomic window:
- a CDS encoding MurR/RpiR family transcriptional regulator: MSTQQLKAPARHQAGFLESVRESLASFSAVELRIARAILGDPQDIIDRSIGQFAAEAGVSSASVVRFCQSMGLAGFQALKLVLTRESPSDNVQLADIEADDDERTVSRKVVLSSAEALQSAAGNIDHGSVAEVAARIGRARRTLVLGIGTSAPLAADVAYRLALVGVDAVFAADAHVQNIMASRLTREDACLIVSHTGSTTETLAASRAAKETGAATVAVTSFTGTPLTDLVDLSVVAGSQETAYRVDAMTSRVVHLAVLDAIVVLLTHGSHQRMAALSASNDILSQLHRS; the protein is encoded by the coding sequence GTGAGCACGCAACAACTCAAAGCCCCCGCCAGGCACCAAGCCGGATTCCTTGAATCCGTCCGGGAAAGCCTGGCCTCTTTCTCCGCGGTGGAACTGCGCATCGCCCGTGCGATCCTGGGAGATCCGCAGGACATCATCGATCGGTCGATCGGCCAGTTCGCGGCTGAGGCAGGAGTTTCGTCCGCGTCCGTAGTACGGTTCTGCCAAAGCATGGGACTGGCCGGGTTCCAGGCCCTAAAACTGGTCCTGACCCGTGAGTCGCCGTCCGATAATGTGCAGCTTGCCGATATCGAGGCCGATGACGATGAACGGACCGTCAGCCGGAAGGTAGTTCTCAGTTCGGCCGAGGCCTTACAGTCTGCGGCGGGGAACATCGACCACGGCAGCGTGGCTGAAGTTGCGGCACGTATCGGCAGGGCACGCAGAACCCTGGTTTTGGGCATCGGGACGTCGGCTCCGTTGGCCGCGGATGTGGCCTATCGCCTGGCCTTGGTGGGAGTCGATGCTGTGTTTGCCGCCGATGCCCATGTCCAGAACATCATGGCCAGCCGCCTGACCCGGGAGGACGCCTGCCTTATCGTCAGCCATACGGGTTCCACAACGGAAACACTGGCAGCATCACGGGCAGCGAAGGAAACAGGGGCAGCGACTGTAGCAGTCACCAGTTTTACCGGAACACCGCTGACTGACCTGGTGGATCTGTCAGTGGTGGCTGGCAGCCAGGAAACGGCCTACCGGGTTGATGCCATGACCAGCCGGGTGGTGCATCTGGCCGTTCTGGACGCCATTGTGGTCTTGCTGACTCACGGATCCCACCAGCGTATGGCTGCCCTGTCCGCCAGCAACGACATTCTCTCCCAACTTCACCGCAGTTAG